From the Homo sapiens chromosome 1, GRCh38.p14 Primary Assembly genome, one window contains:
- the OR2B11 gene encoding olfactory receptor 2B11: MKSDNHSFLGDSPKAFILLGVSDRPWLELPLFVVLLLSYVLAMLGNVAIILASRVDPQLHSPMYIFLSHLSFLDLCYTTTTVPQMLVNMGSSQKTISYGGCTVQYAVFHWLGCTECIVLAAMALDRYVAICKPLHYAVLMHRALCQQLVALAWLSGFGNSFVQVVLTVQLPFCGRQVLNNFFCEVPAVIKLSCADTAVNDTILAVLVAFFVLVPLALILLSYGFIARAVLRIQSSKGRHKAFGTCSSHLMIVSLFYLPAIYMYLQPPSSYSQEQGKFISLFYSIITPTLNPFTYTLRNKDMKGALRRLLARIWRLCG; encoded by the coding sequence ATGAAAAGTGACAACCATAGCTTCTTAGGGGACTCCCCTAAAGCCTTCATCCTTCTGGGTGTGTCTGACAGGCCGTGGCTGGAACTCCCTCTCTTTGTGGTCCTCCTGCTGTCCTATGTGCTGGCCATGTTGGGGAACGTCGCCATCATCCTGGCATCCCGGGTGGATCCTCAACTCCACAGCCCCATGTACATCTTCCTCAGTCACCTGTCCTTCCTGGACCTCTGCTACACCACCACGACAGTCCCTCAGATGCTGGTCAACATGGGCAGTTCCCAGAAGACCATCAGCTATGGAGGCTGCACTGTGCAATATGCAGTCTTCCACTGGCTGGGATGCACGGAGTGCATCGTCCTGGCCGCCATGGCCCTGGACCGCTacgtggccatctgcaagccccTGCACTATGCCGTTCTCATGCACCGTGCTCTCTGTCAGCAGCTCGTGGCTCTGGCCTGGCTCAGTGGCTTCGGCAACTCCTTCGTGCAGGTGGTCCTGACGGTGCAATTGCCATTCTGCGGGCGGCAGGTGCTGAACAACTTTTTCTGTGAGGTGCCGGCCGTGATCAAGCTGTCGTGTGCTGACACCGCTGTGAATGACACCATACTGGCTGTGCTGGTGGCCTTCTTCGTGTTGGTGCCCCTGGCTCTCATCCTTCTCTCCTATGGCTTTATTGCCCGGGCAGTGCTCAGGATCCAGTCCTCCAAGGGACGACACAAGGCCTTTGGGACGTGTTCCTCCCACCTGATGATCGTCTCCCTCTTCTACCTACCTGCGATTTACATGTATCTGCAGCCCCCTTCCAGCTACTCCCAAGAGCAGGgcaaatttatttctctcttctattcCATAATCACCCCCACTCTCAATCCCTTCACCTACACCCTGAGAAATAAAGATATGAAGGGGGCTCTGAGGAGACTTCTGGCCAGGATCTGGAGGCTCTGTGGATGA